Proteins encoded in a region of the Rutidosis leptorrhynchoides isolate AG116_Rl617_1_P2 chromosome 9, CSIRO_AGI_Rlap_v1, whole genome shotgun sequence genome:
- the LOC139867403 gene encoding transcription factor TCP19-like has product MSSIETKINEPEDDERINRTDPSLSDPPVYTITPIPETHSPGTSLFKQEPPENDGSLPLAIVPITTSQNQVTPARRLSKDRHAKVEGRGRRIRLPAMCAARIFQLTRELGHKSDGETIKWLLDHAEPAIIQATGTGTVPAIAVSVNGTLKIPSDDDDSGLNNSGKRRKRACNSEIFDVNDSDSKIVNSNFAPVAPIVPTTGLVPVWTMGGPTGVFYMIPAMSATPVYNVTARPVSSCVSSGSEEKSENDLTMMAPSSSSVLDANGNAQMLRDFSLTSYDKRELQFMVGSSDDQN; this is encoded by the coding sequence ATGTCGTCAATTGAAACTAAGATCAACGAACCTGAAGATGATGAACGAATCAACCGCACTGATCCATCACTCAGCGACCCACCGGTGTACACCATAACTCCGATTCCAGAGACTCACTCGCCGGGAACTAGTCTCTTCAAACAAGAGCCACCGGAGAACGACGGTTCGTTACCGCTGGCAATCGTTCCAATTACAACATCACAGAATCAAGTAACTCCGGCACGGAGGTTATCAAAAGACCGTCATGCGAAGGTCGAAGGTCGTGGCCGGAGAATCCGTTTGCCGGCAATGTGTGCCGCTAGGATCTTCCAACTGACTCGTGAATTAGGTCATAAATCCGACGGTGAAACGATAAAGTGGTTGTTAGATCACGCTGAACCGGCGATTATTCAAGCTACCGGAACCGGAACGGTTCCGGCCATCGCCGTTAGTGTTAACGGTACGTTAAAAATTCCGTCCGACGATGACGACTCTGGTTTGAACAATAGTGGAAAAAGACGAAAAAGGGCTTGTAATAGCGAAATTTTTGATGTTAATGATAGTGATAGCAAAATTGTTAATTCCAATTTTGCCCCTGTTGCTCCAATTGTACCAACAACAGGTCTTGTGCCTGTTTGGACCATGGGCGGTCCAACCGGTGTTTTTTATATGATTCCTGCAATGAGTGCAACCCCGGTTTATAATGTGACGGCTAGACCGGTTTCGAGCTGTGTTAGTTCCGGAAGTGAGGAGAAATCGGAAAATGATTTAACGATGATGGCGCCAAGTTCGAGTTCGGTTTTGGATGCGAATGGCAATGCTCAAATGCTTAGGGATTTTTCGTTAACTAGTTATGATAAACGGGAATTGCAGTTTATGGTTGGGTCTTCAGATGATCAAAATTAA